GACCTCTCCTGTCTGCACCAGTACAATGAGTGGCTGGCATGTAGGCATGAGTCCAGTCTACTGCCCATGAAAGAAGACCTGGCCACCTGGCTTAACAGAATCCTTGGTAAGAAAATAAAAGCATGTTCTTATTTACATACCTATTAGTTATTTAGTAAACTGTTGACCTGTtgatctgtcatcattttcttACTCTCACGCCATTTTAAGacaatgtgattttatttcttctgtggaacacaaaggaaGCTATGTTGAAAAATTATGATAACAAAACAATTTTggtcaccaaaaaaaaaataataataataataaaaaaaaaaacagcaacaaagaTGGAGTGTAGTTAACCAGAAGTGGCTGACTGTAGTGTCCGGGCTGGGACACTAAAAACCTCATCTTTAGGGCAACATTGAGTTTTTTACAGCAACTATAAATTGCCTTTGGCAGTTTAACACATGGAAACTTCTAACTGCAGCTTAAGTGTGTCAAGGAAATGTGAATTGGAAGTCACCAGAAccacttattttattatcaagTTCTAGGAAACGACGGTGCCTTTTCCTTTTCAAATGCTAttttctgtatgtgttttgcaTTTCAGCTTTACTGCcgtgtcatcatttattcaaagggtcatgacatgagaaaccaaatttcccttgatcttttgacatagaAGAGGTCTTTGTATGCTTAAAACATCCTGTTTCAAACcaagtttcaacttaaaatgtctttatcatcaatacAAAAAAGGATTTATGTAATAACCCATTATTAGAACCCTCAAAAATGTCTTGTTTGGATCAAAGGGACGTTAAAAGTGACGTCACCCGGGCACCGTTGCAtgcataaacactgcctccagTGCAAGACATTGATGAATAGTCTTCTTCTCACtacaggccccgcccactgacAGTCAGTTGCTTAACGGCTGAATGCGAGTGTTGCGTCGcgtaaaaaaaagcaaatagaaattacaattaCTGCCActatcttgtctacactggatgcaaTACACAGATGCATGTTCGCTTTCTGAGACAGTCCATGCACTTGAGTCTGTCGTCAATAGGACAAACGGAGTGAAAGAACATTCGTTTTGATGCGTTTGCTTTAAACAGATTGTTCGcgtctttgtacagatatcagaagaATCCCAGCATTAAGAACAAGTGGATAgaatatttttaatggcatcacaaactgtaagtaaatgatttcataatgctttgtctggaaatgacagttttattttgatcatgttgtcaaaacattCACAAGCAATAGTGAGAGGACGCTGATACAGTTTCCTATGGAATGacattagccaatcataacagtggccaATTCCTGACAAGCCTTAAAGGACCCACCCCTTAAAACAGATCGTTTTAGACAGAGAGTCAGAATGGGGaatgaaaataattgttttttgtgcaaaaacaccttataacattataagtaaacctcaaagaacatattaaaataataataataataatgaaaaaacatgtcATGGCCCCTTTAAATCTTGTAAAGGACTCACGTCCATATATCTCAAGGTTACCACTTTCCCCGTTCCCATTGCTTGGTGTCATTGCAAAGGATAAAATCTTATTTACACAATCAGATCCTGATTAAATCTTGCACAGGCCAACAGGTAAGGAttattctgtctgcctgtcAGATCAGGAATATCATGGTGTTTACagacagtcattttaaatagaattCCCTAAATTCCTCTGCACCTCGATCAATGGGACATGCCCTGATGAGACCCCAAAGCAGGAATTGCCTTTCTCAAACAGACCAGGATATGATATGTCTTATACTTGTCCCTACGTGTCTTGACCTATGTTATTTGTTGTTAAAAGCTCTTAATACAACTGAGGGCTGAAGAGTCAACACACAGCATGTAAAGAGGTCAAAACACCACAAAACCCTTAAACCAACAGGCTGGTGGTACCTAAATATATAGCAGAGACAAAACAACCTGAGAAATCAGATAAGACGAGATACAACATCAGAGTTGTTAttgttttcactgaagaagCTGATGAGGGATTTCTCCTATTAACACACACTTCTCGTCCTCAACTCTTCCTGTTCCTGCGGATTTCAGGGCAGCATTATGACTCTGTGGTTGGCAGACAGCAGGAGATCTCTTTGTTTTCTTACACACTTCTCCCCTGCTCTAAGCTAATGACCGTCCCCAGTCATTCTGCACATCAggatttctgtttttgttgtggtttCCCTATGCTGTTGCCTCCTGTATTCCCCCTCCCCAGGCCTCCTACTCCTCCTTTACTATGATGGTAAGCTCCGGTAccactgctgtgtttgaatcTGTATGTACTTAACACCCAGGCCTCAGGAATGTGTCTGCACAGCCGTGAGAATCTCAGAGCGAGTGTACTTAGAGGATTTTTTTGGCCATCTTCAAGTTGCCTTAGGTAGTGaaagaacaataaataaaagattgagAAAATGATTTGCAAGgaaggtaaaacaacaacaatgaaaattGTATAGGACTCCATGTAAGGCTAAGTGTCAATATGTATTTTACAGCTACCAGTTCATGCAGTATAATTCATTCAGTGGCTTACTCTTTAGTACTTTAAGTTTGTTTATTGTTCTTTAGCTCTCTCCTAATGCTCATTTGTCTCTCTGAACACTTTCTGCACAGGTTTGGATGTAACAGCGGATAACTTCATGGACAGACTAGACACTGGCGTTGTCCTGTGTCAGCTTGCAGAGGCGCTACAGGAGAAGATGATTCTGGCCAGCAGCGGAAAGGTGCATTAAAtagcattaaacattaaagagaTATCATTAAACATTAGGGACATTAAagagtttacccaaaaatgaaatttctgtcattaaaggattagttcacacccagaataaaatttcctgataatttgctcactcccatgtcatcaaaggtgttcatgtctttctttcttcacttgaaaagaaattaaggtttttgaggaaaacattccagaatttttctccatatagtggacttcaatggggatcaatgggttgaaggcctaaattgcagtttcaattcagctttaaagggctGTACACGATGCCAGccgaggaagggtcttatctagtgaaacgactggtcattttctaaaaaaaaaaaaaaaaaaaaaaaataatatactttttaaccacaaatgcacatcTTGCACTAGTTCTGCCATACATGTCTGCGACTTCATGcgttacgtaatcatgttggaaaggtcactcgtggtagggtaggtcaaaaaactccatctaattttctccttcaatttcaaaatagtccaacgttgttttacctttttttgtaaagggtgtttgacgtTTTTACATGTTGGCTTTGTTAACACTGGGtaggtacttccacctacgtcatgtgtgacctttccaatgtcaCTACGTAATCCAatctagtgcaagatgagcatttgcggttaaaaagtatatgcatttttttttttttaagaaaatgactgatcattttgctagataagacccttatttctaatctgggattgtgtagagccctttgaagctgcactgaaactgcagtttggaccttcaacccgttaatccccattgaagtccactatacaaagaaaaatcctgcaacgttttcctcaaaaatcgtacatttctttttgactgaagaaagaaagacatgaacatcttcaatgacaaaggggtgagtaaattatcaggaaatttttattctgaaagtgaactaatccgtTACATAATCATGCCCCCAAGGCATTCCAAGCctataagaccttcattcatcttcagaacacaaattaagatatttctgaggaaatcagagagctttctgttttgactgtatttttaatcaaataaatgtagcattAGTGAGCATAAGATCATTCATTCCCATCATTAGTTGTGTTTTGCACTTTGTGTGAagtcttgatttaaaaaatatcactCTATTACTGTCTCATTTTGAAGACTGCGAGTGCGAGGTCTAATTTGTCAGCCGCATACATCATTGTTGATGTCTCATTTCAGAAAAGTAGCCATTATAAAATTGACTGTTATTCCTCATGAGTTGCTGTAATTTCTTTCATACTCTGGAATGCAATGgttatttttctgaaaagcaGCGGAATCAGTGATGAATGTGGCTGAAAAATGTTTCCTATCAATTTTTCAGCCTCTGAATGTGACCTTCACCTGTCTGCATCTGTTTTCTCAGCTGAAGACTTACAGAGAATTGCGAGCACTGGCAGGAGAAGGCTTATTTTTGAACAATATatagttgatgtcaaaagtttacatacacattacagaatctgcaaaatgataactatttcaccaaaataagagggatcatacaaaatgcatgttattatttatttagaactgacctgaataagatatttcacataaaagacttttacatgaagtccacaacagaaaaaaatagttgaatttataaaaaagtttaCGTGCATTtgactcttaatactgtgttgttacctgaatgatccacagctgtattttttttgtttagtgatagttgttcatgagtcctttgtttgtcctgaacagttaaactgcccgctgttcttcagaaaaatccttcaggtcacacaaattatttggtttttcagcatttttgtgtatttgaaccctttcaacaatgactgtacgattttgagatccatcttttcacactgaggacaactgagggactcatgtgcaactataacagaaggttcaaacactcactgatgctccagaaggaaaaacgatgcattaagagccaggggtgtaaacttttgaacggaatgtacagaagtacatttttcttattttgcctaaatatcatattttttcatttagtactgcccttcagaagctacagaggaTACTGTACACGTTTCCCAGCAGACAAAATTAGttgaatttaccctgatcttcatattgaaaaatgtataaCACCCCAGCTCTTAAAGCATAATTTTTGCAACAGTATGTTCTTTGTAAAAGAAATTAGCTAAGATTAGCTAACAATGATCTGTTGTGTTATTTATACTGCAAAATATTCAAATGTGCACATATTAAGCTAATTAGAGATATATTGGGTTTTTTTGTGTCCTATAGCCCTTTATTCGCCGTGTGATTCGCTGGCGGCCTGATGCAGCCTCTGGATCATTCTTTGCCCGAGACAATACAGCTAACTTTCTGTACTGGTGCCGTAAAATTGGAGTGGAGCAATCACACCTGTTTGAATCTGAAGATCTTGGTGGGTATTCAAATGAGCATCTTATCATGAGATGTGTAAATgcttttgtttgtatattttagatatatacCATCTTTGTGATTAAGCAGACTAGATCCTTTGGTTTCAAAACAAGTGGCATTTGCTTATAAGTCTGTGAGGTGCTTCAGCAAAAATCCTGAGAAAATCTGACCATGGACTCATTTTAAGCACAGAAAGATCAGTCTTTCCCTCGTTCATTTTTACACTTATGAGATCATTAAGTGAGACGTCTGGTTAAAATAAGCCTTactttctgtctatgcaggctgTTGTCCTGTGGGGTTGTTGCCCTAAAGAACTGCTGAATAGACAAGCAGTATCAATATCTGTGTCATTCCACTGTTCATTGCATCACACCCTTCGCCCCCACTGTCCATCACTGTGAGATGAATAATAGATAGAAAGAGAAGGGAATAGAAATGAAAGGACAGCAGGTCAGAGGAAAAATGGGGAAAGAAAAAATAGGGTCAAAGATagataatacaatacaataatagataaaatgaaaaggAGTGCACATTGAAAGGTTTTGAGAGGATAGATAAAACATGCAGCGTTCAAGAGTGAGCTAGTGTTCAATAACTGttatataaacaacaaaacCCTTTTGTCAGTCTTTTAGTTTTGGTAGGTTTACAGGTTTATAGATCATATTACACTAAGAAGGGGCTGAAATACTATAGTTTTAGAACCTGAGGGACATTTGCAGTGACAGAATCAGTGTTGATTTAACTTTGGGTCTTTTGAGTCTTTTGAGAAATGGATTTCATGAACTGTTTGACATAAGTGAACATGGTTTTCTCAAATTGAGAAAGATAACattctgtgtttattttaacttcaaaccagtCTATAATGATAGGCTCTTATTAGGACTGTTAATCTAGCCAGCATTAATCATAGCTTTCAAAATGGGGCTACATATGATTTTTccattgtttctttgttttcataAGCATTCACACATTCAAAACTTGTCAGAGCGTAAGGGagacagatttttgtttttgttcttcatGATACAAGTTTCCACACCCTTTAAATCCCTTGAATTAGCGTCTTTGTGTTTTCCACTTTTCAAATGCACAACAAAGGCATCACTATTATGCGTGCAAATTTTGACTACAAAGTTTGTTTTGTGTCTGCATTGCAAAGGGTCATGGGTTGGGAAGCTCATGCAAATATCTTTTAATGACTTTATGCTGTCTTTATGGCTGATGAAAATCCTCTGCAGAGTGTAGTATGGCTATTATCTCCTTAAGACAAATCAGACTTTTTACTCAGTATTTgtatcttgttttccagtaaaaatatctaaacatccttgaAAATTGAACTAAATTTAGTGAGGAGAAAATTCTTTGTGAAttgggtaagaaaaataaataagaaataataaaataaaaaaatatatatatatatatttaaaataataaaaataataaattcttaccccactggcaaatgtttttcttatattaaacataaaacctattattattatttgtcattgtaaaaatgactttagtaaatgtattttgttttaagatgtagatattttaaaatcaaatttttttaaataaaaaaaaaaaagattttctcgAAAGATTTTGTATCCAAAGGATTTCCGAACTGTCATCTTCATTCACTTTACAGAGTTATGATACTGTTACTTGAGAAAGTTTAGTGTTATTCAGCTGAATAGACATATCAAATGTCTTTTTGCTTTGGGTATTTTTGCATGTGTCCATCAAAGCCCTTGTCTGTTGTCCATTGTTACGCCCAGAGTACAGTATATGTTTGAGCTGACATCATAGGCCTCTGAAGATTTTGTTGTGTGAAtgacaatgtatttatttcaccAGTTCTTCAGAAGCATCCCAGAGATGTGTGCCTGTGTCTCATGCAACTTGCGAGAATTGCTTCCAGGTGAGTTCCTTTgatcctttaaagttgtttataTCACGTCATCATTATATAACCGTCTCATTCGGTTATATCATCTCATTCGAGCTGAAAAAACGTTCCCCCTCAGGTACGGCATTGAGCCACCTGCACTGGTCAAGCTGGAGAAAGAGATTGAGAAAGAAGAAGATGAGTCTTTGTCACCATCCATGTTCTTCGCCTCACCTCTGCCGTCTCCCTCCACCCCAcctgtttttttccctcctgATCCAGAACCCCCTCCAGTCTCAATCCCCTCATCCATCTCTCCTCCTCCTGACCCCTCTCCCTCTCCTCCTCTGGCCCCTACCCCTCCCCCAGAGTCCACATCCATTTTCACTGACCCAAACACCCAGTCTGAACCTCAGCAAACTTCACCAACTCCACCATCACCCATCAGGACACCCGTCAAATCAACACCACCCTCACAGTCAAACAGCCTTGTGAAGACTAGTGGGAAAAAGAGTAGCGGTAACCTGCTGGATGAGATTGTGAGTATTTCAAGTCGTACGCTGTATGCGGTTTCCCAATCCTTGAAATACTGGTGCGTGAGTTTACATTGATTATTAAAAGCatgttttctttgttctttgtttgtttgtttcaggtGAGACGGATATCAGAAGATCCACCATGCAAATGCCCAGTCAAATTCTGCATTGAGAAGCAGCCTAAAGGTCATTATCGTGTTGGAGACAAAGTCCTCTATGTCAGGGTATGTAATGCTCTTTCCACCACAGACTGCCTTCTTTACACAGGTTTAGCTGAGggaaaatgtattcaaatgcattattattgttattgcacACATTTGAAAGATACAAAGCGATATGTAAAATCAggtttcattgttttttataaGTATCAACGTGTCAACAAGCTCTGCCGGGTTTTCGGTGTTTCTTTAGAAGAACAAATATTAGTTTTGAACCTGAGCGAACACAGTACTCAGTCAAGGCAAAGCCTCATGGGAGCAGGTGTTGCCTGGCAACATGAAGAAAAGGTTCACACCTTTGAATAGGGAAAAAGGAGGTTCAGACTAACAAATGTCTAGGATCAGGGCTAGAATGTCTGTTCATATCAGGAACAGAAGACATATAACACAcaagaaacaacaaaataattaaatgctcAGTCATACTGAAAATTCACATAGAATTTTGCTTATATTAAAACTCAAAGTGCCTAAAAGCTCATGCATGATATTTTGTTGAGGCTTTAAAAAAGGCAAATGCATCTAAACCCTACAGGGAATAGTTTAATTGTTAACAGATTTGCAACGTGGTCTAATGTGGGACTCATTACAtgcttaattaaatatattgaaatacaCTTACTATTAAGTAGcacatgtatatttgtagcagtagccaacaatacattgcatgggtcaaaatgactgatttttcttgtatgccaaaaatcattaggatattaagtaaagatcatgttccatgaagatattttgtaaatttccttccgtaaatatatcaaaacttaatttttgattagtaatatgcattgctatgaacttcatacggacaactttaaaggcgattttcttaatttttagatttttttgtaccctcagattccagattttcaaatagttgtatctcagacaaatatcatcctgttgtaaaaataaaacaagccttcagatgacgtataaatctcaatttcaaaaaatgtacccttatgactggttttgtggtccagggtcacatatgtaacaTACTATTTGACATTAATAGCCACGAACCCCTTAAGCTGCTTGTGAACATTAATAAGAACTTAtcttgcttttgtcattttgccTTTGCTTTCAGCCACTAACCAAACCTTCAAATCTACTCTTATAAAGTCTAATTAAACCAATGATTGACACCTGGGGGTTATCTGAAGCAACAGAAGTTACAATGCACCTTTTTAGATTATATACTTTCAAGATCGCAAAAGTTACCAAGCAAGCAGAATTCATCTATATGTTGGCTACTGATCTAGTCATTAGCAGCGTGAATGCATTCAGAGACTTACAGCCTCGCTTTTGTTGGCTCCACCCTTCccttttatgatttttcaatCAGACAAATCTTTTAGGGAAACAGTATGTGTGCCTGAGGAAGAAAAGCAGCCGCTTTCTGTCAGAGGTCCAATTAGAGAGAGAGGTTTACTGTAGCACtcaaagagaaagagaaggggagcttttaatatcatttctcatgttctttttctttttttttttacttttgttgtgACATCCCATGCTAAAATGAAAGAGACGGAAGATCCATTAGATCATCACAATAGCTGAGCTGTGTAGCAGAAGGGGTGAAGAATTGTCAAATCATTAAGAAATACGTTTCATGCCATGTCTGTCATTAACAGCGATGTTAATGGGATCATGAATACTACTTGCTTCAGCTCTGACTTGAAAGCATATTGCCATTTTAACAGTGACTGTTGAAAGCTGTTTACCTTATATCTGACATAACTCTTCTTTCACCGATACcacatttacagtaaatgaaTAGGCTATGCCTGATACAAGCGTCACACccttttatagatttttaaacattcatgtATTTGCTATTCATGTTCCACTAAGTTTATGTGTCCTGATCTGTTCagtaattaagcacatattcaCTATTCATTGTTGCTACACAAAAGGCAGATTAAGGGTAAGATATGAATCCAGGTGGATCGAGGAGAGAAGCAGCtaacaaaacaagcaaaactaACAAGGCCCTAGTAGTCTTGTTTCTGTGTCTATAGCTGCTTGGTGTGCTTCAAATAGCTTTTCCTGTGTGTACAAATTAGaggtaatctttttttttacgcTGACAATACTACTGTATTTGGCATCTCAGCCATTTCTTTTACCATACATGTTGCACTtcactaatatgtgaccctggaccacaaaaccaatcataagtagcacagatatatttgtagcaaaatccaacaatacattgtatgggtcaaaattattagttttcttttatgccaaaaatgattaagataataagtaaagatccaagaagatattttgtagattttcctaccgtaaatatatcaaaacttaatttttgattagtaatatgcattcctaagaacttaatttggacatctttaaaggtgattttatcaatatttagatatttttgcaccctcagattccagattttttaaatagttgtatcttggccaaatattgacctaccccaacaaaccatacatcagtggaaagcttatttattcagatgatgtagaaatctcaatttcacaaaaagtgacccttacgactggttttgtggtccagggtcacatataaaggTGTGCATATAACATTCAGGGTTTTTAGTACACATACTAGCTTGTTTGAACAGCTCTATTCAGATAAGGAAATAAAAGCTACAGTCTGCCATCTAGCGGTCAGCGTGTTAACAACAGCACAAGTGCTCTCGACTCTTCCACATTAATTTTTCAGTAGAGAAAAAAGGCGACTGAAAAAGACTAAAATCAATTTTGCAGACATCATATATAATGAGAACGAGAACAGTGGCTGAAAGAATGTTGCGAATAATTCGGAATGAGTCTGGAATTTTGCCACGCAGGGGTTCAGAACAAACATACAGCATTTAAATAACACGTGATGTAACATACTGCCCACTCCATTGAATTAGTGCGTAACGTATACTTTCATTCTGAATTGCCGACTGTACGGGTCAGATTCGATAAAGGTTTGACTGACGCGGGGTTTTCTTAAACAGACTCCCCCTCCCGCGCGGTTCTCTCGTGTATTTGTTAATTCTCGCTCGCCTTCACCTCCTCTGTCAGCCCTGACATTTTAATCTTCTTGGAAACAGCTGAGACTGATCAGACCGCATGGTGATTAGAATTACCCTGCTTGGCACGTGCGCGCGCGTGTATATATCCCTCTATTAGGATGCATCAAGCTAAAAGGGTTTGGAGGGGTGGGAGGGGCAAAACATATAAATCTGGTTGTATTACCAGCAGCTTAACAGCTCTGTAATGAGAGGGTCAAGACTGATAAGGTGGTGGGGAGGAGGGAATAGATGACTGTCGGTGCCTCAGGGGACAGAGACACATTTCTCAGGAGACGTGACCCTTCCTGTGCGCTTGTTCTCAGTTTCAATGCATTTCTATTTCGCGTTTCTTGTTCTTGCTCGGGAGCCGTTGCCGTGGCAGCGAGCGAGCTTCACGCCAGGCGTCGtaggtgtgtgtatgtttgaaaagcgagtgtgtatgtgtggatAGATTTGTCCTGTGCTGGTGCTCAGCTGGTGTCATGAGGTGGTGTTTCATTAGGCTTAATGAGATTttaactctctctctttctctctctctctctcgttctcgTTCTCTCTgctggctgggatcatttgccTTTCATCAGATCTACTGCATAT
The sequence above is a segment of the Labeo rohita strain BAU-BD-2019 chromosome 7, IGBB_LRoh.1.0, whole genome shotgun sequence genome. Coding sequences within it:
- the gas2b gene encoding growth arrest-specific protein 2; its protein translation is MNGPFIPRREPGPDLSCLHQYNEWLACRHESSLLPMKEDLATWLNRILGLDVTADNFMDRLDTGVVLCQLAEALQEKMILASSGKPFIRRVIRWRPDAASGSFFARDNTANFLYWCRKIGVEQSHLFESEDLVLQKHPRDVCLCLMQLARIASRYGIEPPALVKLEKEIEKEEDESLSPSMFFASPLPSPSTPPVFFPPDPEPPPVSIPSSISPPPDPSPSPPLAPTPPPESTSIFTDPNTQSEPQQTSPTPPSPIRTPVKSTPPSQSNSLVKTSGKKSSGNLLDEIVRRISEDPPCKCPVKFCIEKQPKGHYRVGDKVLYVRMLNDKHAMVRVGGGWETFGTYLLKHDPCKMTEIARPGTKTCKPNGRSPVKRELSRDSYLVVGTHSRFKK